Part of the Campylobacter sp. CNRCH_2014_0184h genome is shown below.
GCAAAATCCTTCAGATGTGATTTATAAAGATAAAGTTATTCAATATGCTCCAGGAGAATAAAATGAAATTTTTATATATTAGTTTAATAGCTATTTTTTTCAGTGCTTGTTCTTTGATTAGTCCAAATCAAACTTTGCCTGCAAATAAATATTTTAGCATTAATTTAGAAAAGCTAGAGCAAAGTCAAAATAAAGTAAAAAATTCTACCATCATGGTTTCTTTACCTAAGGGCTTATCTTATACTAATGAAATTTTTTATAAAAAAAATCATATTGTTAATGCTTATGTTTATCATTTTTGGAAAGAAAATCCTGCTTTGATGATTAAAACTTTTTTGGAATTTCATTTGCAAGATTTAGGAGTATTTAAAGCGGTTTTAAATCAAGATAGTCTAGCTAGTGCTGATTATGTTTTAGAAAGTAAAGTAGATATTTTAGAGCAAGATTTTAGTGATGAGGTGCATTCTAAAATAAAATTAGGCATTAATTTAAATTTGGTGCAAATAAACACTAAAAAACTTATAGCAAGTAAGTATTTTTACTACGAAAAAGAATTAAATGATAATAATCCCCAAAATTTAATCCAAAACTACGATGAGGTTTTTTTACTTTTTGCTAAAGATTTTAGAGTTTGGATAGATCAAAATTTGGAATAAAAAATGCTTTCCTTAGTTATAGCAATAACAAGGAAGGTGTATTATGAGAGATGAATTAGAAATCTTACAAAAGCATTTAGGACAAGTAGGTTTAAATATAGATGGTGCAAATTTAAAGCATCAAACACAAAAATTTAGCGAAGATATTACCGATGCAAATGATTTTGTTGGTGCTTTGCAAATTTTAGATTCTTCGTTGAAAAAAATTTCAAAACTTTTAGAAGATAAAAATTATGAAGATGTGCAAGATAAAGTATTAATCGCAAGTGAAAGTTTAAAAATAGTAGATAATTGCTCGTTTTTAGGAAATGCTTTATTTGATAATAATTATAATGTAAATGTAGGCTCAAAGACTTTTGCTTTTGAAATTTACAACCCTTTAAAAATTTTAGAAACTAGTGATTATGAGGGTATGAAAGCTTATATAATAGATAAAAGAGAAGAAATAGCTTCTATGCTTAGCGAGCTTGCAGTGGCTATTGCTACTTATAGTCCTAGTCAAAGTTTTGGCGGATCAAGCTATGATTTTATGAATGATTTAGATTTTACTAAGCTTTTTAAATAATACTAAAGGCAAAAAGCCTTTAGTATGTGTTTTATTTAATAACTCCACAAGCCATTCTAGCGCCACCACCGCCAAGTGCTGCAGGATGATCGCTATGATTATCTCCTCCAAAATGTATCATTAAAGAGTGATTTTTAAGCTCATTAAGAGTTTTGATTTTTGGTGCTAATACAGGATTAATTGCTTTGCCATCTTTTTCTACATAAAGTGGTGGTAAATCACCTCTGTGGCCTTTATCATCCCATGGGCTTGAGTGTGCGTCAGTTTTTTCAGGATCCCAGTGACCACCAGCTTTCATACCTAAACCCTTATCAGTTGCTCCACAATCAGCGTTTGCATGAACATGAAAACCATGAATTCCACTTTCTAAACCTTGAAGATTTGGGTAAAACGCTACTCCATAAGGAGTTTGTACTGCTACTACTTCACCTGCGTTTTTGTTGGCATTTTTATCAAGAATTTCCATTTTGATAACTAAATGATCTTTTTGTGCTTTTGGATCAAAATTTTCCAAATTTGCCCCAATTAAAAAACTTGATGCTAGTAAAGATCCTAGAATTATTTTTCTCATTTTCTCTCCTTTTGTTAAAAATTATTTTATTGTAGCATATATTATTAATAAAAAGTATTTTTTGATAAATAAAAATAATATAGAAGTAAAAATGATGGTTTAAGTAAAACTTTTAAGCCTTTTGGCTTAAAAGTCAAATAATTC
Proteins encoded:
- a CDS encoding superoxide dismutase family protein, whose product is MRKIILGSLLASSFLIGANLENFDPKAQKDHLVIKMEILDKNANKNAGEVVAVQTPYGVAFYPNLQGLESGIHGFHVHANADCGATDKGLGMKAGGHWDPEKTDAHSSPWDDKGHRGDLPPLYVEKDGKAINPVLAPKIKTLNELKNHSLMIHFGGDNHSDHPAALGGGGARMACGVIK
- a CDS encoding flagellar FLiS export co-chaperone produces the protein MRDELEILQKHLGQVGLNIDGANLKHQTQKFSEDITDANDFVGALQILDSSLKKISKLLEDKNYEDVQDKVLIASESLKIVDNCSFLGNALFDNNYNVNVGSKTFAFEIYNPLKILETSDYEGMKAYIIDKREEIASMLSELAVAIATYSPSQSFGGSSYDFMNDLDFTKLFK